TGATCTATCTactcttctaattctttaagggagtcagcttgcgattgtctcattgcctcaCTCTTTTCAATGTAATGTTTTAACGATGTCTTCAGAGTCGAGGTGCTGCAAGAGGTATCGTATAAGAACGGTTGGTCATAgggtgtaacgacccgaccccctaggacctAGGTAAGgctgttactaaaataaatgcatgcaaataatttaaaacgacactcagttatttgaaataaatgctaattaaaaacaagagatgttcaaaagacatttaataaatgcaattgttaaaaaaaatagtagggtacccataaatcataaaggttaataagtgcatatgaaaaacaattcttaatactaagtttcaaacatcaaaactaaatattaagggAAACATGAAAGGAACTCTAAACTCATGATACAGAAGCGTAAAAAGTAATCCCAGTGGCCCGATCACGAATTTCGTTGCACcatcgtcggtgcatctctatccttacctgaaacatcaacataagaaagaatgagtatgaaatactcagtaagtaaccccaccactggggtcaggctaggcatctatatGCTCTAGATACCCACATATGACACATAAATGCATGTAACATATAaaagactgagtcctatcctattgtagttaagtatgcccacaaaactggtgaatcccgaaggaaacacaaaactggtgaatcctgaaggaaacacaaactggtgaatcccgaaggaaagacaaaactggtgaatcccgaaggaaacacaaactggtgaatcccgaaggaaacacaaaactggtgaatcccgaaaggaacacaaactggtgggcatctaactaatcaataaggatattcacacagttcTAACGTGCTAAAATTCAACATGGTACGGttctaaagcatacataaaaaaaaaaatccttaacaCCATGGCTGTATCACATACCCATAATtcttaacaacatattatacatcatccatgtataacttatatcataaagccacaacatacaagtatgcctcaacgcCAGCAGATTagacatcgacatatgaaaacacatactatcacatactaacgattaAGCACTCAGGTGTGCatgtaaataaataagaatttgtgccagaacatacttcgATTCAAGTCATactgtcaatcaacatgctaacatttaccataacatacacttatcatgctagcatatgAGCATACAACTAGAGCCTGGcctgtgggcagttccagtgataagattacttacctcgaagttAAGTTCAGATATTAATCCAAGCTAATGCTCTTCAACAAAATAAACCTTGAATTAAGTCCCCTAATACAGacataatactaaatttcaGTCTTTGGAATCAGGACCcaacataaaaatttaaatcagATGGTCACCAAAACTTACCCAAACGAAACTCgcaagatttcgactccaaaatTTCCTCGTAGCAGATTTTAGAACTCATACCAAAACGCTAATCTGAACATGATTTTAGTCCCAAATTAGTAACTTAATTTTCTTATAGGTACCCTTAACCCAAAAGACAAACAGCCCAACTACTCACCCAAACTTAACAATTCCTGACGAAAAATCAGTCTCCTCCTCGATGAGCAACGTCCTCAAGATCCTCAAAATAACGCTTCTACAAGTCCAAACTTAACGgattttaatccaaaattattccaaaacaaACCACACTCAAACCCCCAGGAAAACACCTAAAACTAAGAATCTTACCCAAAAGAGATGTGACAGCAACTGCGACGACGGTAGGAGCTGGGCGGCGTTGGACGAAGAAGCGACGTCGGACGACAAGACGAATCAGCAACGACGTCGAACCCACGATCTTTGACCTGGCACCCGCAGATGGCTGAGAGTCGACGACGACCGTCATGGCGTGAGCAGAGGCGTGCGAAGCCCCAGTGCGAAGGGCTAGTGGCGAGGCGAGGCATGGACACACGACTGAGAAGGGAGAGGTCGCGGGGTTTGGGTCGCCGAGAGAGAAAGGGATGCGAGTGGCTGGGATTCGTGGCTGGCGGCGGACATTCAGCGTTCGATCTGAGCAGCTGTGATTCGTGACTGGCGGCGGACGTGAGGGgcgtaaataataaaaaatagataataggataataaaaggaaaatagataTATCGGTGTTTTTTATTAATCCTTTCTTTAACTCTACTCTTTAGCAACTATTTAAGGTCCTTGGTCCTTTTTCCAAACATAATTAATTCACCATGCCATtcaactttttattaaaaattgcatttgaaaaattgaaaagtttgtGAATAAATTCCATGACAACACTTAATCCTCGCAATTCATCACACTTTAAATTCGGAATTCCAAAACCgcccttcaactaaggacaaataactgaaaagaaggaaaagttttatataaaaataataaaataaataaaaaggtgtgGAGGTGTATACAAGAGTGGTATCTGAGAATTACCTGGGTTACAGTCTGGAGTAATGAAACCGGAGGTTGCTTCTATCCCGTGATAACTGTtttgatagaaactatggctcCTGGTATGGATTCCGTCCTAAAATTGAGTTGGTAGATATCCACACAACCAGGGTTGTAGATTGTTGCACCCGATTCATCGTAGACAGACTATATGGGTTGTTGATTCATGGGGTAGACTTTTAAATGGGATGTCCCTCTCCAATTGGAACGCAATTCATCGCTGCCATGTGATCACTGCATCAACCTATGCGACTGATNNNNNNNNNNNNNNNNNNNNNNNNNNNNNNNNNNNNNNNNNNNNNNNNNNNNNNNNNNNNNNNNNNNNNNNNNNNNNNNNNNNNNNNNNNNNNNNNNNNNNNNNNNNNNNNNNNNNNNNNNNNNNNNNNNNNNNNNNNNNNNNNNNNNNNNNNNNNNNNNNNNNNNNNNNNNNNNNNNNNNNNNNNNNNNNNNNNNNNNNNNNNNNNNNNNNNNNNNNNNNNNNNNNNNNNNNNNNNNNNNNNNNNNNNNNNNNNNNNNNNNNNNNNNNNNNNNNNNNNNNNNNNNNNNNNNNNNNNNNNNNNNNNNNNNNNNNNNNNNNNNNNNNNNNNNNNNNNNNNNNNNNNNNNNNNNNNNNNNNNNNNNNNNNNNNNNNNNNNNNNNNNNNNNNNNNNNNNNNNNNNNNNNNNNNNNNNNNNNNNNNNNNNNNNNNNNNNNNNNNNNNNNNNNNNNNNNNNNNNNNNNNNNNNNNNNNNNNNNNNNNNNNNNNNNNNNNNNNNNNNNNNNNNNNNNNNNNNNNNNNNNNNNNNNNNNNNNNNNNNNNNNNNNNNNNNNNNNNNNNNNNNNNNNNNNNNNNNNNNNNNNNNNNNNNNNNNNNNNNNNNNNNNNNNNNNNNNNNNNNNNNNNNNNNNNNNNNNNNNNNNNNNNNNNNNNNNNNNNNNNNNNNNNNNNNNNNNNNNNNNNNNNNNNNNNNNNNNNNNNNNNCTTGAGAAAGAGTTCTCTATTGGTTAGCCACCGTTTGGAGGAGTGAGGTCACAGTGGTCATTTGATCGACCAGTGCGCTCATTGTATTAGTTGACACATCGACACTTTCTACTATTTCTTGCTCTAGACCTCTTACCTTAAGCCCGATATCAATCCATTCATCAGAATGtcgcgagatgcgatccaagatattctttgcttccgtatatgatCTGTTCATTAATCCTCCTTCTGCGGAGGCATCGATaactgcttgcgttgattggtctaagccattgtaaaaggttttcATCAGAATATTATCgagaatcccgatatgcggacaacTCTTCACTAACTATCGGAATCGCACCCATGCGGTGCTTaaggtttcataacccttttgctcaaaattcatCACATCCCTCCGTCTCCTTCCGTTGACAGTtggagggaagaatctgttcatgaacctatcaaccaactgttcccatgctttaatctcatttggctctaatgactgagccaacctctttgcttcatcccgcagtgtatacgggaaaagatataacttaagtctttcttgagtcacatcatgcatggagaatgcgctgcacatgtctacaaaattcgtcaaatacgcatgtgggtcttctccttgtaatcctctaaattgacccatattctgaatcatctgcagcataattggttttatttcaacgcttacattctcctcaaccgtTTGTCTTGTGGTGAGAATATATAGAAATCCGGTGCCTCATAGTCTCTCATTGGGACGTCATGATCAGCATCAAGAAATATGAAGCCTTGCGCTGGCCcattttccctttgattccctACGGGAGCCTCGTTATtattagccatgcttcttcaccacTTAATTCGACCCTGATGAACTCTTGTgcgaataatacacttgatctctgggtccacttagaatttctggatcactcCAGCATTCATAAGCCATCAGACTACTCTTTGCGttgaacaaccagtacaaagatatctgtcctgcaaaataccacaaacatatTCAAACAATAACCATTAACCAATCCCCGgtaacggtgccataaacttgtaaacgCAGGTTTTGTACTATAATGCAAGTCCATACCATcaacttgatgacatagattttatgcgatgatatgtgatactacttctagatgtgcattattaacgaatgttcttgtagtatgttgtgcgttgtcacaagtttccttacgttgaaaccaagtataatttcacgtaagtttctcggtgtaatccgaggtcgaacacagggactgttttaggttattgcgttatgtttttgatatatgcgaccagaggtttttcaatttataaaataatttgtgtataagaaattaaacatgcgataaagtaaagtaaagcggtaaaaatgcgataataacataaattgcgttcAAGTAAAtataagctaagatgatacaagatacatgtttcatgatacaagatactgaggtcaaggctggctgtgaagattatgcaaagatcatGTAATGCGGTGataagtcttatgtacgaagcagaaacagaaaagataactaatataaacagcgcaaattccttaattgcgttataGATATAAGTACTATTCTACTTTTCCCTaagcgtacacctctcgatgatcggccacattcccatatctctagggtgaaacagggatgaacgtaatgaacgcaaggttgcttccatctctagaagcactactcgctttagttaacgcattcttctaaccttttctcgacagatcagaatgacatcttcacttctgctctcacaggtgaagataccgtctaacatgccttagctaaacgcatttatctctttagcacagattaagttactcgtttaatccatattaattaccaaggtattaagaaaacttcatggagaaaacgattgaTTGAGGAACAAAAATAGACAGGGGAGTGGGaatggaaatgatcgagacattcaataagactatttagcatctgatacatgatttgtgaatgaagagattaagaagatgaaatacacttgatgaaatagagttagaaacaaatacaaataagcgccaacgtcttagcaccgatctggatggagatttgcttgccggcgtggatGGAGTGaacggatggatgagcttccctctcaggcttgctcaaccggtagcagggatctaggCACAGAGCTTCAAGATCGGGATCTGGCGGattcgcactgagactcacctctcggccttgtctcttctcttcccggatttcttccgatcagtactcagctcagtctttctctcaataatccagCATTAATTAACCCTTGTATTAGTTATACCCGTATCCaatatatcttctctgaattctatgggggtatttatagatgaaaagctttgactcttggcttgtgcacctcacttcttgttatggaaatttcgaagatggaggaataaatattccttctgttatgtaatCAGATCGTCaaatatgcacaacggttagttgtacatgtgtcacaatcctccgcatttgcattgctcagctgcatatttcgatcggttgctcgcatacggtgttgtttttattaccgtatgcggttgaaattcagatctggatcgactatcgcattgcgccgtcattgcgttaatcgtcttttcattgttgattgacggatgcaatgtgacagagatacgttgatcagtttctcgttgagccttgatagcaagcggtgacttggtttcctgcaaaacagagtaaaaatatccacttctaccatcttgatgatgttagtgggtgtaattgcgataattcttaattattgtatttttgagctacttttcatacaatcgacgcatattccttctcttttggccgcaatatctaaataaggcaggataaataacttgtatttctacaagttatcagtggccagattgccaactcaacatgcctacctttttggggacttgtctgatctgggagttggagacttaatccacaagatggaattcactcctttcctgaagcagggataagtagagagattgctcccttaaaagctgattccgggacttgaacatagtggccacagcttctctttggaagagaagactcactcatagtaggactatgacttatgttcattagagggatcaatggtacgtaaggagacagatgtaattacaggggcataacagttattagcccagctgtacttacgagcgatctgtgaagggttgtcgcactgctgattggttaagatggacacataatatatttgtgataaggagagttcagctgtcggtctttagtggagtgcctgacagttaaggatggtggatcccgtgactaaagagtttagtcagttattcacgtactgttgaagcttcgagctacaggtccataaggtccccttagtagctcaatggattcagttgacgatcagttcttggtgttgatttgaaatgttcaaatcaacaagaggtattttgattatatatgatataattgttatgatgtatgagatacatctagtggaggattgatgtaaatgagatttacattaagtaccatggaatagaaaaagaactggtttatatgtttcatgagatgaaatattaaaactataggttataaatatagtatgataagttggttatcatttatatttataataatattaattattggataattaattcttttttctttaataaccaattgagtgagtgGTTATTagattcatggtaaccatgagataaaagtgaaatggttttcctaattttagtaagatttacaTAAATATCAAACACTatggaaaagaagagaagaaaataagaacaaaatcTTATTGGTGCTGTAGCATAATGCTGCAGCAGAATTTTGATGCATGGTCTTTATATAGTATTGCTACAAGAATTGTTTACAACTTTGATTTTTTCTAATGCATTGAGGTTAATATTAGTCCAATTTTAGGTGCCAAAATAACTCACTACCACAAGTTATCAACACCCTTTACATGTGACAAAGCGCACCTTGCTAACATATGAGCCATACAGTTATATTCCTAGGAATAAATTTAAACCAACGAACAGGAGTTTTAACCATCCACCATCTAatctcttccaaaataatgCCACGAGGAGAATCATATAAGTTGTTAGCATGAATAGCATTAACAAGGGACTTGGGAGTcgatttcaataaaaaaaaaataataaattaaggGTCTGCTTGgtagagaatttgaaaacaatgaGTTAATGAAAACAGAgttatatttcatgttttcagataTGTGTTTGTAGCagaattaagaaattggattctaattaaacaattgcaaactagttgtagttacccactaaatattagttgataataaactattaataatttatttatgaacatagtttatgttaaaaaaaattataaaaatattattttgcaataatatataatttataggatAAATTGAGAATGTTTTATCTCTATAGTTTAGAAGAAGTTAGAATTTAGGTCCTatgattaattagaatttaccccttatgatttgataaaagcTTCATAAATAGTCCTATGGTAGGGATTTAAAAGGATTTAACAAACTATAGAGACTATATATGAAGTTATATTAAACCATATgaactaaaatctaaattttaaaaccacaTAGACTAACTTTTAACTTTATCCAAATTATAGGGACTGAATTTAGAACTTAacctaatttataatatattacataataaatattttaattttttaaaaattgaattgaattataacatgacatatttctaaatgttttgaactttatttaatatgatattttaaccttttgTGTAATATATACCCATTAGCTTTCATTAATTGAATTGATGGTGTTTAATAGAACCTTGTGTTAAATGAGAGATTTTCGATAGTCACAAGTTGCCACATTATCACAATGAAAGTTCATTTTACTGAATTTAGGGccaataaaaaattattgtgcccctaaattaaaatttagagacaaataaataaaaaactaaaaaaatgtcaTGAGTCTCCTTTCTGGTCATCTAATCATAATGATATGCTTGTTGAATTCAATTAAGTTTGGACCACGCTCAATAAATTTGGCTAGAGATATGATTAGACCTGAAATAATAAATTGCAACAGGTCAAGTAATTAATATTGCTCGGGTTCAAAGTCCAATCCAATTTAAAGCCCATAAGGAACTTTGGGCCAAAGAAGATATTGGGTCCAAGTCCAAATCTAAGCCCAATTTGGGCTCAAAAGCAGATGGGCCCAAGCTTATGCGAGGGCCATAAAAACCTCTATAAATATAGGTCTTACCCTCATTCGAAGAAGTTGGAAGAATTGAAGATTAAAGCTCCGAAGCTCTAAAGCTTCTAAAGATTGAAGCGTTAAAAACCAAAGCTGTGAAACTTTCTAATTTGAAAGACCGAAGCTCTCGAGCTCCTAAAATCGAAGCTCCAAAGATCAACTAAAGCTTCAAAGATCAACTTTTTGCTCTCCTGAAAATCTAAAGACTAAGCCCCAAAAGACTTTAAAAAGATCATAAAACTTCTAAAAGTTCTTGGAGTAAAAAACCCCATAAGCGATCCAAGGCAGAAGTCTCTAGAAAAAATCTAGAAAGAATATAGAAAGCAGGATACTTTCCAAATTCTTGAGAAATAGTTGCAAAGTCCTCGAAACAAACAAACCTCAACAAGAAGTTACAAAGTCCACAAGACAATTTAACCTCAACAACAAGTTGCAAAATTCTAAAGATAAATCAACCTCGACAACAATTTGTAAGGTTCTCGAGACAAATCAATCTCGAGAATAAACCGCGAAATCCTTGAGATAAATCATCCTCGAGAACAAGTTATAAAGTTGAAAAGCATTCGGAAAGTACtttctttactttttatttAGGGTTTTTTTACTGAATATTATTAGTTTTGATGTCGTTTGCTAGTAAACGTAGAATTTAAGCAAGAGAACGAGGATTAAGGGTCTACGAAgtgaaaaaatatcaattttttgcCCAATAAAATCAAGAAGGGGTTAATTCTTCAAAGTAGGAAGAAAATAAGGCAAAAGAAAAGCCCAACCGGGGGTCACGGTGCTCTGACTCGAGAGGGTGATTCAGGGTGGTGCCGTGGCCCCGAGGTGTGAATTCAGGCTTGGTTAGTGTTTTTTGACGATGGAGAATTGCTTCAACATTAAATTTTTCCTTTGTCTTTTCactttcttttctctttatGCTTGTTAAACTACAATAATGAGTGGCTAAGCTTATTAGTTATTGATGAgtttatttatgaatttaagTTAATTCTTAATGTTTGTATGGTTATCGTggaattgatgatttttcaatatTATAGTGCTTCTTTTACATTGATTGATCATCGATGCATGTTAAATTAGATGTTCAATTAAAAAGATTGTAATTTAACTAAACTTATGGCATTAGATTGTTATTAAGCTACCATGAAAATAAGTAGGTCGataatgaaagttgattatGATTTTGCCTAATGTCATATGCTCCTTAATTTGGTTTCAAGATATTAGTATTTTACATATACACAAAAgtcaaaaactaaatttatactCTAATTTACGAGAACTATGTTTTAATGTATGTAGTAATAATATAGTGGTCGGAAATTCAAATATTCCATCCCTAAATTGTTGTATAAAGAATAGAATgggataaaatataatttaacaaaataggcttattttatgttattttttaaattaaaaagaaaaatgtttgttTGTATAGATTTTCAAATCTCAAGCCTCAACATGTGTATGGCCGCAGGCCCGCAGCCGATAGGCCATAGAATTTATGCGAGAAATCTCTCTAATTATTACATCCAAAGCATCTCTGTTTTCCAAAATGGATTTATGAGAAACGCCAGAAAGTTCAATCGTTTCGAGCGTTTGATTCTTCTCCTCCGCCCATAATTTCTCAAGTGCCCGCAAGCTCACCATATTCACCGTCCCATCTCCATCTCCATATCCCATTTCCGGCTGTTCATCGAACCCCTTTTCACCGTATAACAGAGTCTCCGGCGTTTTCACACCCCCTCCAATTACACAAGTTAAATCCACACCAGGTGCTTGAAATTGTTCCATGAGAGGCAAAATCCGAGATTCGTAGGGATAAATGCCTTCCTCAAATCCAATATCCTTGAGAAAACGAGGTATTTCATCCACTGTGTAATTAGAATTCTGAGTAATCACTATCGGGGTATTGTGTTCGTAGATTGTGGGGTTGGGTAATAGCCATAGATTGCTCTCAGAACTCCGTTGCTCTGTTCTAACGCGCAATGGATTCACTAATGGGACGCCGAGGGTGTTCCCTGATGCGAATGTGCGCATCCCCTCCACTGATCCACCCCATGGTGTAGACAAGGCCACAAGGTGTTTGATGAAATGCCTACGCCAAGTGGGTGAGTTTCGATTGAGAAATTGGAGGGCGAAGAGTCCCCCTAGGCTATGAGTCATGAGTATTACTGATTTTCCTCCATTTGAATTGCTTGCTTTCTCCACTAATTCTTTTAGATCCTTAAGGAACTTGGAACCCACTTCGCAGGGATGGCCTTCTGGAGCCAAACCATATCGAAAATCATAGGGTGCTCCAAACAAGGTCTTGTCTCTAACATACCCAATTGCTTCTAAAGAATCCACCAGCGGGGCCATATATGCTGTGATCTTCCTGCCAAAAGAACAAAGGCAACTAACCACAAGTAGCTGGAATCTTTCAAAACACACATAATCCACCTTTTCCCACACAAATGGTAATATTAGAAATGTGAGGTAGAGAATAAGTTTATGATATTACTTCCTAGATACGTATTtgatatacattttttttctttttaattattggaTATGCATGTCCTCACCAGAACTCAGCAACCTATTAAAAAAGCTTATTGCGCCAGCCTAAAACTAAAAGTTCTTCATTTATCTTCATCCATTCCCTTCTAATTTTCTTCAAACCTAATTGATCTAACTCCAATGTGCCACCAACCTTTTGTATTGTTTTCTATTAACCATTCTATTTTGCTGCCATATGTATTGTATTTCGGTGTTTGTATTGTACTTTGTATTATTGCCATTAACTTAATATTTTATGCTTTCGAATGGATTGCATCAAATATCTTTAAGTTGAATTTATATATATCTAGATTTTTTTATCATATTGTGTCTGTATTCTGAtttgttttagaaattgacgCATCGTTGTACCTAATCGTATCTTGTATTTGTGTTTGTGTTTGTGCTCATAGATTAGAAAGAAACTTACTTGAGATTGGGATCGAGGTAGAGAAGAGACTGGACTGATCCAAACTGATCGACTCTTGTTTGAACGCCAATTTCATTTCTGTAATCATCCAAATCTTTGTCATAATGAAGGGTCATTCGCCGAGCAAAGCAATCTGTGTAAGGAGCCAACAGAACAGTGGGGCTGAACCAGAGCCTGAACCAACCTTGTGAGTCCTTCATGATTGGATTCCATCGGCTGCAAAATAAGGTGGAGGATTTGTAGTCTCTGGTGAGGCGAGCTTCCAATTGGTTCCCTCCAGCTCCGGGGATGAGGATGAGAGGGTGGAGGGAGTTGCTTGATTCACACATGTACAGCTGATGCACCATAGCCATTGAAACTATGGCCA
This genomic window from Benincasa hispida cultivar B227 chromosome 4, ASM972705v1, whole genome shotgun sequence contains:
- the LOC120075940 gene encoding lecithin-cholesterol acyltransferase-like 1, which gives rise to MKMKGGLKIMAIVSMAMVHQLYMCESSNSLHPLILIPGAGGNQLEARLTRDYKSSTLFCSRWNPIMKDSQGWFRLWFSPTVLLAPYTDCFARRMTLHYDKDLDDYRNEIGVQTRVDQFGSVQSLLYLDPNLKKITAYMAPLVDSLEAIGYVRDKTLFGAPYDFRYGLAPEGHPCEVGSKFLKDLKELVEKASNSNGGKSVILMTHSLGGLFALQFLNRNSPTWRRHFIKHLVALSTPWGGSVEGMRTFASGNTLGVPLVNPLRVRTEQRSSESNLWLLPNPTIYEHNTPIVITQNSNYTVDEIPRFLKDIGFEEGIYPYESRILPLMEQFQAPGVDLTCVIGGGVKTPETLLYGEKGFDEQPEMGYGDGDGTVNMVSLRALEKLWAEEKNQTLETIELSGVSHKSILENRDALDVIIREISRINSMAYRLRACGHTHVEA